The Streptomyces hundungensis genome contains the following window.
GTCGGCTTCGCGGCCTTGGCGGCGAGGTCGGCCTGGGCCTTGCAGAGCACCTTGATGAAGGGCTTCGCGGCGTCGAGGCCGGCGGCGACGACCTCCTCGGTGGGCGCCTCGGCGCCGCCCTTGATCAGCTGGATGGTCTTCTCGGTGGCCTCGGCCTCGACCATCATGATCGCGACGTCGCCGTCCTCGAGGGCGCGACCGGCGACGACCATGTCGAAGACGGCGTCCTCGAGCTCGGTGTGCGTCGGGAACGCGACCCACTGGCCGTTGATCAGCGCGACGCGGACGCCGCCGATCGGGCCGGAGAAGGGCAGGCCGGCCAGCTGGGTGGACGCGGACGCGGCGTTGATCGCGACGACGTCGTACAGGTGGTCGGGGTTGAGCGCCATGATCGTGGCGACGACCTGGATCTCGTTGCGCAGGCCCTTCTTGAAGGACGGGCGCAGCGGGCGGTCGATCAGGCGGCAGGTGAGGATCGCGTCCTCGGAGGGGCGGCCCTCGCGGCGGAAGAACGAGCCGGGGATCTTGCCGGCCGCGTACTGCCGCTCCTCGACGTCCACCGTGAGGGGGAAGAAGTCGAGCTGGTCCTTGGGCTTCTTGGAGGCGGTCGTGGCCGACAGCACCATGGTGTCGTCGTCCAGGTACGCCACGGCGGAGCCGGCGGCCTGCTTGGCCAGGCGGCCCGTCTCGAAGCGGATGGTGCGGGTGCCGAAGGAGCCGTTGTCGATGACGGCCTCGGCGTAGTGGGTCTCGTTCTCCACTAGTGTTTTCTCCATTTGCTTGGCTGCATTGTCGTCTTTTCGCCTCCGGGCCCGTGTGGCGCGGGAGGCGGTGGGCGACGGCGGAGAAGCGCTCCTGAGGGCGGGCCGGTCTTCGATCGAAGCACCCGGTCTTCCATGTTTCCGGGGGCCACTACCGAGGACCGGCGGCGGGAGGAGGGCTTCTGCTCGCTCGTCGCGGTGAAGCGTCTTCGGTGATGCTTGTTCTGTTGTCCGTACCCAGACTTCTGTAGTCCGTACCCAGACTACTGAGCGTTCGGTACGTCTCGCACGTACAGCAAAGGGAGCGGCCCCCTAATAGGTGGGAACCGCTCCCCTCAACAGCGTGCTCAGCGGGCGCCGCCGGCCGCACCGCGGCGGATGCCCAGGCGGTCGACCAGCGCACGGAAGCGCTGGATGTCCTTCTTCGCCAGGTACTGGAGAAGGCGACGGCGCTGGCCGACGAGGATCAGCAGGCCACGACGGGAGTGGTGGTCGTGCTTGTGCGTCTTGAGGTGCTCCGTCAGGTCGGAGATACGGCGCGAGAGCATGGCGACCTGGACCTCGGGGGAGCCGGTGTCGCCCTCCTTCTGGCCGAACTCGGACATGATCTGCTTCTTCGTAGCGGCGTCGAGCGGCACGCTTACTCCTCAGTAGTGTTCGATGCGCCCACGAGTGCCCCAGGTCTTGATCTCTGGGGGGCTTCCATGACTCGGAGGCGAAGGTCCGATGAGCGCAGCTTCCAGAAGCTCCGGAAACGCGTACACAAACGGCCGTCACACAGCGTACCAGCACCCCGGGTGGGGGCTGACCGGTGCCCGTCCAGGGCCCGCTCGGCTCAGCTGGTCAGGGCGCGGGCCCGGGCGTAGACGTCGAAGACCGCCAGGGTCAGCGGGAGCAGCGTGAGCAGGACGAATCCCTCCGCGATCTCCAGGAAGCGGCCCCAGAACGGGGTCACGCCCCGGTTCGGCACGATCAGTGCGATCGCGGTGACCAGGGCCGCCGCCGCGGCGATCGCGGCGACCAGCCACAGCGTGCGGACG
Protein-coding sequences here:
- the rpsO gene encoding 30S ribosomal protein S15 yields the protein MPLDAATKKQIMSEFGQKEGDTGSPEVQVAMLSRRISDLTEHLKTHKHDHHSRRGLLILVGQRRRLLQYLAKKDIQRFRALVDRLGIRRGAAGGAR